CTTGCCTGACAAAAACGCCGGTCAAATCACCCGCTTGTTCAAACGCTTGCGCATGCACGGGGTCATTAAACGTGCCGGAAATTGTTATCGCTATTATCTTACTGATTTCGGACGAACCGTGGCTACCATGGCTCTCAAATTGCGAGAATTGGTTATTATTCCACAATTGGCTTCCTGCCCGGCTCAATGATCAATTTCCTTGCACAAAAAACAAGCTTTTTACTGATAAGTGCCTAGCCCAGGGCGACGATAATCTTTTGGCAAAAGGCAGGCAGGTCATCCGGGTTACGAGAGGTGATAATGTTATTATCAAAGACCGCCTCTTCGTCAACCCAATCGGCTCCCGCGTGTATCATATCGTCTTTAATGGAGAAAAAGCTGGTCAATTTGGTATCGTTGATAATTTCTGCCGAGGCCAGCATCCAGGGACCGTGACAAATAGAAGCCACCAGCTTGCCTGCCAGGTGACTTTGTTTGACAAATTCAACCATGGCCGGGGTCCGTCGCATTTTGTCGGGTGAATAGCCACCGGGGATAACGAGGGCGTCAAACTCTTTGGCATTCACCTCATCAATACCAACATCGGCAGTAGCAGGGACGCCGTGTTTACCGGTATAGCTCCTGGCTTTAGGGCCAATAGCGGTTATGCTGGCCCCCTCTTCTTTTAGCCGGTAATAGGGGTACCAAAATTCCAGATCTTCAAATAAATCTTCTACAAATATTGCAATTTTTTTACCGTTTAAGCGCATTTATACCTCCATTCCAATATTTCTTTTATTGTATCGTGTTAGCGAGGCTTTGCCCATACCAGTTTGAGTGATTTTTTTAAAAAAAAGAGCTATCTTTGAGTAGCTCTTGTAAGTGGAAATTTTATTTTTTTGATTACTCGAACGGGTAACTTGTCTTATCGCCCAGTTGGTTAACATTTTGCTGCTTAACTCAGGGTAACTCACGCGAGCTACGTTAATAGTTTTTGAAACAGCAACATCGCCATAATTGAAGCGGTTACAGCGATAGCTATGGCATTGCCGGAAGTATCCTCAAAGGCATC
This portion of the Anaerolineae bacterium genome encodes:
- a CDS encoding type 1 glutamine amidotransferase, yielding MRLNGKKIAIFVEDLFEDLEFWYPYYRLKEEGASITAIGPKARSYTGKHGVPATADVGIDEVNAKEFDALVIPGGYSPDKMRRTPAMVEFVKQSHLAGKLVASICHGPWMLASAEIINDTKLTSFFSIKDDMIHAGADWVDEEAVFDNNIITSRNPDDLPAFCQKIIVALG